One stretch of Calonectris borealis chromosome 5, bCalBor7.hap1.2, whole genome shotgun sequence DNA includes these proteins:
- the ACTR10 gene encoding actin-related protein 10 isoform X1 — MPLYEGLGSGGEKTAVVIDLGEAFTKCGFAGETGPRCIIPSEIKKPDVTKPVKVVQYNINTEELYSYLKEFIHMLYFRHLLVNPRDRRVVIIESVLCPSHFRDTLTRVLFKHFEVPSVLFAPSHLMSLLTLGINSAMVLDCGYAESLVLPIYEGIPILSCWGSLPLGGKAIHKELEYQLLEQCTVDTGLAKGQSLPSVMGSVPEDIVEDIKVRTCFVSDLQRGLKIQAAKFNIDGSAERPSPPPDVDYPLDGEKILHVVGPIRDSVVEILFEQDNEETSVATLILDSLIQCPIDTRKQLAENLVVIGGTAMLPGFLHRLMAEIRYLVEKPKYKEALATKTFRIHTPPAKPNCVAWLGGAIFGALQDILGSRSVSKEYYSQTGRIPDWCCLNNPPLEMMFDVGKAPPPLMKRAFSTEK; from the exons ATGCCGCTCTACGAGGGcctgggcagcggcggggagaAGACCGCCGTGGTGATAGACCTGGGCGAGGCCTTCACCAA GTGTGGTTTTGCAGGAGAAACAGGACCAAGATGCATTATTCCTAGTGAAATAAAGAAACCCGATGTCACAAAG CCTGTCAAAGTTGTTCAGTATAATATTAATACAGAAGAGCTATATTCGTATCTGAAGGAATTTATCCATATGCTGTATTTCAG ACATCTGTTGGTGAATCCCAGAGACCGCCGTGTTGTGATCATAGAATCTGTCTTGTGCCCTTCACACTTCAGAGACACGCTCACAAGAGTCCTTTTCAAGCATTTTGAG GTACCTTCCGTTTTGTTTGCTCCGAGTCATCTAATGTCTCTGCTGACGCTTGGGATCAATTCTGCCATGGTGCTAGACTGTGGCTATGCAGAAAGCTTGGTGCTGCCT ATATATGAGGGAATTCCGATTCTGAGCTGCTGGGGTTCTCTTCCTTTGGGAGGAAAGGCTATCCACAA GGAGCTGGAATATCAGTTGTTGGAGCAGTGCACAGTTGATACAGGATTAGCCAAAGGACAAAGCCTTCCATCTGTGATGG gctcAGTTCCAGAAGACATAGTAGAGGATATAAAAG tCCGCACTTGTTTTGTGAGTGATCTCCAACGTGGGCTGAAAATCCAAGCAGCCAAGTTCAACATTGATGGCAGTGCTGAG cGTCCTTCACCACCTCCGGACGTGGACTATCCTTTAGATGGAGAAAAGATTCTCCATGTAGTTGGCCCCATCAG GGACTCCGTTGTGGAAATACTGTTTGAACAGGATAATGAAGAGACATCTGTTGCCACTTTGATCTTAGATTCACTCATTCAG TGTCCCATAGACACCAGGAAGCAGTTGGCAGAGAACTTGGTAGTTATCGGTGGCACTGCTATGTTGCCAGGATTCCTTCACAGGCTCATGGCTGAAATCAGATATCTGGTAGAGAAACCGAAATACAAAGAAGCACTTGCCACTAAAACCTTCAGAATTCACACTCCACCTGCCAAACCCAACTGTGTGGCCTGGCTGGGAG GAGCCATTTTTGGAGCACTTCAGGACATACTTGGGAGCCGGTCTGTGTCCAAAGAATATTACAGCCAGACAGGCCGCATACCTGACTGGTGCTGTCTTAATAATCCTCCACTGGAAATGATGTTTGATGTTGGAAAAGCACCCCCACCATTGATGAAGAGGGCTTTTTCTACTGAGAAATAA
- the ACTR10 gene encoding actin-related protein 10 isoform X2, whose product MLYFRHLLVNPRDRRVVIIESVLCPSHFRDTLTRVLFKHFEVPSVLFAPSHLMSLLTLGINSAMVLDCGYAESLVLPIYEGIPILSCWGSLPLGGKAIHKELEYQLLEQCTVDTGLAKGQSLPSVMGSVPEDIVEDIKVRTCFVSDLQRGLKIQAAKFNIDGSAERPSPPPDVDYPLDGEKILHVVGPIRDSVVEILFEQDNEETSVATLILDSLIQCPIDTRKQLAENLVVIGGTAMLPGFLHRLMAEIRYLVEKPKYKEALATKTFRIHTPPAKPNCVAWLGGAIFGALQDILGSRSVSKEYYSQTGRIPDWCCLNNPPLEMMFDVGKAPPPLMKRAFSTEK is encoded by the exons ATGCTGTATTTCAG ACATCTGTTGGTGAATCCCAGAGACCGCCGTGTTGTGATCATAGAATCTGTCTTGTGCCCTTCACACTTCAGAGACACGCTCACAAGAGTCCTTTTCAAGCATTTTGAG GTACCTTCCGTTTTGTTTGCTCCGAGTCATCTAATGTCTCTGCTGACGCTTGGGATCAATTCTGCCATGGTGCTAGACTGTGGCTATGCAGAAAGCTTGGTGCTGCCT ATATATGAGGGAATTCCGATTCTGAGCTGCTGGGGTTCTCTTCCTTTGGGAGGAAAGGCTATCCACAA GGAGCTGGAATATCAGTTGTTGGAGCAGTGCACAGTTGATACAGGATTAGCCAAAGGACAAAGCCTTCCATCTGTGATGG gctcAGTTCCAGAAGACATAGTAGAGGATATAAAAG tCCGCACTTGTTTTGTGAGTGATCTCCAACGTGGGCTGAAAATCCAAGCAGCCAAGTTCAACATTGATGGCAGTGCTGAG cGTCCTTCACCACCTCCGGACGTGGACTATCCTTTAGATGGAGAAAAGATTCTCCATGTAGTTGGCCCCATCAG GGACTCCGTTGTGGAAATACTGTTTGAACAGGATAATGAAGAGACATCTGTTGCCACTTTGATCTTAGATTCACTCATTCAG TGTCCCATAGACACCAGGAAGCAGTTGGCAGAGAACTTGGTAGTTATCGGTGGCACTGCTATGTTGCCAGGATTCCTTCACAGGCTCATGGCTGAAATCAGATATCTGGTAGAGAAACCGAAATACAAAGAAGCACTTGCCACTAAAACCTTCAGAATTCACACTCCACCTGCCAAACCCAACTGTGTGGCCTGGCTGGGAG GAGCCATTTTTGGAGCACTTCAGGACATACTTGGGAGCCGGTCTGTGTCCAAAGAATATTACAGCCAGACAGGCCGCATACCTGACTGGTGCTGTCTTAATAATCCTCCACTGGAAATGATGTTTGATGTTGGAAAAGCACCCCCACCATTGATGAAGAGGGCTTTTTCTACTGAGAAATAA